The Catellatospora citrea DNA segment GTCGTCGGCCAGCGGCCCGACCACGGCGATCGAGGCGGTCGGCGGCAGCGGCAGCACTCCGTCGTCGGCCAGCAGCGTCACCGACTGCTCAGCGAGCTGCCGGGCCAGGTCGCGGGTGGCGGGCGGGTCGAGGTCGACGGTGCCGGGGCGGGGCGCGGTCCAGTCCGGGTCGAGCAGGCCGAGCTCGCACTTCTGCCGCAGCACCCGGCGCACCGCCCGGTCCACCAGCGTCATCGAGACGGCGCCGTCCTGCACGGCGTCGGCCAGCGGCCGCCCGTAGCAGCGCACGATCGGCAGCTCGACGTCGACGCCGGCGGCCAGCGCGAGCCCGGCGGCGGCGGTGAGGTCGCCCGCGACGCCGTGCAGCGAGTGCAGGAAGGTGATGCCGAAGTAGTCGGCGACCACCGTGCCGTCGAAGCCCCAGGCCCCGCGCAGCAGGTCGGTGAGCAGCCTGCCGTCCGCGGCGGCGGGCACGCCGTCGATCTCGGCGTACGAGTGCATGACCGAGCGCGCGCCGCCGTCGCGCAATGCCATCTCGAACGGCGGCAGCATCACGTCGGCCAGCTCGCGGGGTCCCATCGCGACGGGGCCGAAGTTGCGCCCGGCCCGGGACGCGGAGTAGCCCGCGAAGTGCTTGAGCGTGGCCACGATCCCGGCCGACTCCAGCCCCCGCACGTACGCGGTGCCGACCGTCGCGACCAGATACGGGTCTTCGCCGATGGTCTCCTCGGTGCGCCCCCAGCGGGCGTCGCGGGACACGTCGAGCACCGGGGCGAGGCCCTGGTGCACGCCGACGGCGCGCATGCCCTGGCCGATCGCGGCGGCCATGCGCTCGACCAGGTCGGGGTCGAAGGTCGCGCCCCAGGCCAGTGCGGTCGGGAAGATGGTCGCGCCGTGCGTGGTGAACCCGGTGAGGCATTCCTCGTGCACCAGGGCGGGGATGCCGAACCGTCCGGACGCGACGATCGCCTCCTGCAGGCCGGCCAGCCGGGCCATGCCCTCGGCGGGGGTGACCGGGGCGGTGCCGAACGGGCGGGTCAGCTGCCCGAGCCCGTCGGCGATCAGGGTCTGCCAGTCGAACCCGTCCTCGACCATGTCCTGCTGGTACGGCGCGACGTCGTCGCCGTCCGCACCCGCGCCGGGCCACACGCTGTAGAGCTGGGCGATCTTCTCCGCCGGGGTCATCCGGCCGATCAGGTCGTCGACGCGTCGCCCGACCGGCAGCGTCACGTCGCGCCAGGGCTGGTCGTCGGATCCGAGGTCGGTCACGGCCGCGGTGGCGGCGTCCTTGTGGGTCGACATCGCCCTGCCTGTCTTCCACCCGGAATGACTGAACTTCCGGTAGTTTCCGGTATTCACACCTCGCCACTGAGGCATCAGCCATCGCACCCTAGCACCCTGATCCGGCGTACAGACAAGGGTTGCGAGCCACTTTGTCACCCGCACCGTCGAATTCGGAGGCCGCACCCGAGCTCCGAAACTTTCGAAGCCACACCCGCCCGCTTCCGGAACCCCGCCCGCCGCTCCCCCGCCCGGCCGGTAACGTGCCGGGCATGACGCTGACGATCCGCCGGGGCGGCACGCCCGAGGACGTGGCCGCGATCGGGGAGCTGCACGCGCTGAGCCGCCGGTCGGCGTACCGGGAACTGCTCACGCCGCAGGAACTGGCGGAGATCACCGTGGCGTGCCAGCAGGAGAAATGGACCCGGCGTTGGGCCGTCGAGGCGGACACGCACCGCCTGCACCTGGCCGTGCGCGGCGACAGCGTGCTCGGCTTCTGCTACCTGGGCCCGGCCGGGGCCGAGGAGCAGGCCCCGGCGGGCACCGGGATGCTGAACGCCATCCACGTCCGCCCGGACGCGATCGGCTCGGGCGTCGGCCTGGCGCTGATGAACACCTGCCTGGCCGAGTTCGCCGCCCTGGGCCACCACCAGGCGATGCTGTACGTCGTCAGCGACAACACCCGGGCCCGGCGCTTCTACGAGCGCGGCGGCTGGGCGGCCGACGGGGTCACCCGCACCACCCGGATCGGCCCCGCGGACGTGCCGGTCGTGCGGTACGCCCGCCCGATCTCCTGACCGGCCGCCGAGCGGCTCAGCTGCCGTCGGCGTCCGAGTCGGCGGCCAGCACCAGCACGGCGAGGTGGCCGTCGCCGTCCTCGGTGACCTTCAGCAGCATGGTGCTCTGGAAGATGCCGTCGCCGTCGTTGAACGTGTCCCGCCCGGTGTGCGACGCGTACGGCGCCGCCGCGAACACCTTCGTGTTGAGCGCCTCGTCGAACATCAGCTGGGTGGTCAGCACCCGCGAGTTGCTGACGTGCACCATCGCGTGGATGTGCACGGTGCGGCCGCGATACCAGCCGGGCCAGATCGTGGTGAACTCGACGATGCCGTCGGCGTTGGTGACCTGGGCCCCGCGCAGGTAGCGCTTGTCGTCGACCGGCTGCAGGTCGGCCATGCCGTCGTTCGCCCCGCCGCCGTTCGCGCCGCCTGGTGGATTCCCGCCGGGCGCGCCGCTGGGCGGGGTCCCGCCCGGACCGCCTCCGTTCGCGCCGCCGGGCGGAGCGCCACCGGGCTGCCCGCCGCCGCCCGAGGACAGCGACTCCGCGCCGGAGTACAGGCCCGCAGCGTCGCAGTGCCAGATCTCCACGACCGCGTTGGCGAGCGGCTTGCACTGCTCGCTGTCCTGGACCTTCAGCACGACCCGCAGCCGGCTGCCGGCGCGGTCCTCGCGGATGTCACTGCGGATCTTGTCCGCGTCGAAGTAGTACGGCCCCTGCGTGGTCGACGGCGACAGCCGGCACGTGTTCGCGTCGGTGAACAGGCCGGTCAGGTCCGCCGAGGTGGTCGCGTCCGGCGACACCGCCTCGCCGCTGGTCGTCGTCGCGGGCGTGCCGTCGCCGCAGGCGGCGAGCAGGCTGCCCAGCCCGATCGAGCTGATCCCCGCGAAGATCGACCGGCGGCTCACCCGCTGGCCCTCGTGGTCGTGTCCCATCGCCTCGTCCCCCTGCCTCTGGTGGCCCTCGCGGGCGCTACCCCTGGCGGCCCTTGCGGGCCGCGCGCTGCTGACCCTGTGCAGGCGACGTTAGGCAGGCGGTGTCGGCGCCACCTCGGCGCTTGCTGGAAGACCACTGGGCGTCTCGGGCGCGGTACCCTCCCCCGGTGAAGACGATCTCCGCGTGGGGGCGTGGATGAGCCGGGAGCTGATCGTGCTCGGCACGGCGAGCCAGGTGCCCACCCGCCAGCGCGCGCACAACGGCTACCTGCTGCGCTGGG contains these protein-coding regions:
- a CDS encoding glycoside hydrolase family 3 N-terminal domain-containing protein, encoding MSTHKDAATAAVTDLGSDDQPWRDVTLPVGRRVDDLIGRMTPAEKIAQLYSVWPGAGADGDDVAPYQQDMVEDGFDWQTLIADGLGQLTRPFGTAPVTPAEGMARLAGLQEAIVASGRFGIPALVHEECLTGFTTHGATIFPTALAWGATFDPDLVERMAAAIGQGMRAVGVHQGLAPVLDVSRDARWGRTEETIGEDPYLVATVGTAYVRGLESAGIVATLKHFAGYSASRAGRNFGPVAMGPRELADVMLPPFEMALRDGGARSVMHSYAEIDGVPAAADGRLLTDLLRGAWGFDGTVVADYFGITFLHSLHGVAGDLTAAAGLALAAGVDVELPIVRCYGRPLADAVQDGAVSMTLVDRAVRRVLRQKCELGLLDPDWTAPRPGTVDLDPPATRDLARQLAEQSVTLLADDGVLPLPPTASIAVVGPLADDADGMLGCYTFPRHVGLHHPGLPLGVSIPTVLESLRAELPKATLTHAAGCAVDGTDTTGLAAAVALAEQADLCLVVLGDRAGLFGKGTSGEGCDVPELRLPGVQERLLEALLDTGRPVVAVLLAGRPYALGAWVDRLAAVVQAFFPGQEGGPAVAGVLAGRVNPSGRLPVGVPRHPGGQPASYLMPPLGHATEVSTVDPTPLFPFGHGLSYTSFAWEPEPQAEQETACPTDGAVRVALTVRNTGERAGTEIVQLYLHDPVAQVTRPVQRLIGYARAALEPGAASRVEFTVPADLSAFTGRDGRRIVEPGDLELRLGASSADIRHTVRVRLHGPERVVGHQRKMTSEVTLADVAE
- a CDS encoding GNAT family N-acetyltransferase produces the protein MTLTIRRGGTPEDVAAIGELHALSRRSAYRELLTPQELAEITVACQQEKWTRRWAVEADTHRLHLAVRGDSVLGFCYLGPAGAEEQAPAGTGMLNAIHVRPDAIGSGVGLALMNTCLAEFAALGHHQAMLYVVSDNTRARRFYERGGWAADGVTRTTRIGPADVPVVRYARPIS
- a CDS encoding protocatechuate dioxygenase, encoding MGHDHEGQRVSRRSIFAGISSIGLGSLLAACGDGTPATTTSGEAVSPDATTSADLTGLFTDANTCRLSPSTTQGPYYFDADKIRSDIREDRAGSRLRVVLKVQDSEQCKPLANAVVEIWHCDAAGLYSGAESLSSGGGGQPGGAPPGGANGGGPGGTPPSGAPGGNPPGGANGGGANDGMADLQPVDDKRYLRGAQVTNADGIVEFTTIWPGWYRGRTVHIHAMVHVSNSRVLTTQLMFDEALNTKVFAAAPYASHTGRDTFNDGDGIFQSTMLLKVTEDGDGHLAVLVLAADSDADGS